The following proteins are encoded in a genomic region of Haloarcula salinisoli:
- a CDS encoding DUF5828 family protein, which produces MADIEESVSGFKTHGGWVDVVEHGERITQALQDVLGDEEVEADIDDDALAEFDDWRPKTHERLDEDVNEKTAEQASIDEGKGEQAGKEPDEDLQKAGEKLSESYENLDEPDEAIDKWGESVDYVARAADSAGRKALRKVEDTVYRNVMTQIAPYYFDNPLVSANLRRIGDEEAPEYVFEVNVNDDDLKMRVSNRLADFDSDVDRWHVDTEKVTEAVEAAEGVDAVEPGEDGDPNTN; this is translated from the coding sequence ATGGCAGATATCGAAGAGAGCGTCTCAGGATTCAAGACACACGGCGGCTGGGTCGACGTGGTCGAGCACGGCGAGCGCATCACGCAGGCACTCCAGGATGTGCTCGGCGACGAGGAGGTCGAGGCGGACATCGACGACGACGCCCTGGCGGAGTTCGACGACTGGCGGCCCAAGACCCACGAACGCCTCGACGAGGACGTCAACGAGAAGACGGCCGAACAGGCCAGCATCGACGAGGGCAAGGGGGAGCAGGCCGGCAAGGAGCCCGACGAGGACCTCCAGAAAGCCGGCGAGAAGCTCTCGGAGTCCTACGAGAACCTCGACGAACCCGACGAGGCTATCGACAAGTGGGGCGAGTCCGTCGATTACGTCGCCCGCGCGGCCGACTCGGCCGGACGGAAGGCGCTGCGCAAGGTCGAGGACACGGTCTACCGCAACGTGATGACACAGATCGCGCCCTACTACTTCGACAACCCGCTCGTGAGCGCGAACCTCCGGCGCATCGGCGACGAGGAGGCCCCGGAATACGTCTTCGAGGTCAACGTCAACGACGACGACCTGAAGATGCGCGTCTCGAACCGGCTGGCCGACTTCGACTCGGACGTCGACCGCTGGCACGTCGACACCGAGAAGGTGACCGAGGCGGTCGAGGCCGCCGAGGGCGTCGACGCGGTCGAACCCGGTGAGGACGGCGACCCGAACACGAACTAG